A single window of Psychromonas ingrahamii 37 DNA harbors:
- a CDS encoding NADP-dependent isocitrate dehydrogenase has translation MTDKSAKIIYTQTDEAPALATYSLLPIVSAFTQAADITVETRDISLAARILATFPDNLSAEQKQADALTELGELAQQPQANIIKLPNVSASVPQLHAAIKELQSHGFDIPNYPEDPKTEAEKEAKARYAKVLGSAVNPVLREGNSDRRVADAVKQYAQDHPHRMGAWSKESKSHVADMSEGDFYGSEQSVVLKEADDVKIEFTSTSGAVSVLKASTPVLKDEVIDASVMSCSALRDFYETQMQDAKENNIMLSLHLKATMMKVSDPVMFGHAVTVYFKDVFAKHAVLFAELGVDPRNGLGDVYSKIANLPAEQKEQIEADIQEAYATGPALAMVDSDKGISNLHVPSDVIIDASMPAAIRTSGCMWGLDGKLHDTKAMIPDRCYSGIYQETISFCREHGAFDPATMGNVSNVGLMAQKAEEYGSHDKTFIIKEAGSVKVIDQAGNTLMEHAVEEGDIWRMCQAKDIPIQDWVRLAVSRARATGQPAIFWLDEKRAHDGNLITKVNHYLKDHDTDGLDISILSPIDAIKITLQRVSEGKNTISVTGNVLRDYLTDLFPILELGTSAKMLSIVPLLAGGGLFETGAGGSAPKHVQQFIEEGHLRWDSIGEFLAIAVSIEDMAEKTGNKKALVLAETLHVANGKFLKEDRSPSRKVKEIDNRGSHFYLAMYWAEALAAQSKDTELQAKFAPLAKVLTDNEEKILAELAAAQGTPVDLGGYFHTDPVKMAAAMRPSTILNAALATL, from the coding sequence ATGACTGATAAATCTGCAAAGATCATCTACACACAGACGGATGAAGCACCCGCACTTGCAACCTATTCTCTACTTCCCATTGTTAGTGCCTTTACACAGGCCGCAGATATAACAGTTGAAACGCGCGATATCTCTTTAGCTGCCCGTATTCTGGCTACTTTTCCTGATAATTTAAGTGCAGAACAAAAACAGGCCGATGCATTGACCGAATTGGGTGAGCTTGCTCAACAACCGCAGGCCAATATTATTAAATTGCCTAATGTGAGCGCTTCGGTTCCACAGCTTCATGCCGCAATTAAAGAATTACAATCACACGGTTTTGATATTCCAAACTACCCTGAAGACCCAAAAACCGAAGCAGAAAAAGAAGCAAAAGCCCGTTACGCAAAAGTATTAGGCAGTGCTGTAAATCCGGTTTTACGTGAAGGTAACTCAGACCGCCGTGTGGCTGATGCGGTTAAACAGTATGCACAGGATCATCCTCACCGTATGGGAGCTTGGTCTAAAGAGTCAAAATCACATGTTGCGGATATGTCCGAAGGTGATTTTTATGGCAGCGAACAGTCAGTTGTATTAAAGGAAGCTGATGATGTCAAAATTGAATTTACTTCTACTTCCGGTGCAGTCTCAGTATTAAAAGCATCAACACCCGTATTAAAAGATGAAGTCATTGATGCATCGGTAATGAGCTGTTCTGCATTACGTGATTTTTACGAAACACAAATGCAGGATGCCAAAGAGAATAACATTATGCTCTCGTTGCATCTTAAAGCGACCATGATGAAAGTATCCGATCCTGTTATGTTTGGTCATGCAGTGACGGTTTACTTTAAAGACGTGTTTGCTAAACACGCAGTGCTATTTGCCGAGTTAGGTGTTGATCCCCGTAACGGTCTGGGTGATGTTTACAGCAAAATAGCAAATTTACCCGCAGAACAAAAAGAGCAGATAGAAGCGGATATTCAAGAAGCTTATGCAACGGGTCCTGCGCTTGCAATGGTTGATTCAGACAAAGGAATCAGTAATTTACATGTACCAAGTGATGTGATTATTGATGCCTCTATGCCGGCTGCTATCCGTACTTCAGGGTGCATGTGGGGCTTAGACGGAAAACTTCATGATACTAAAGCGATGATTCCAGATCGTTGTTACTCAGGCATTTATCAAGAGACTATCTCTTTCTGTCGTGAACACGGTGCATTTGACCCTGCGACTATGGGTAATGTATCTAACGTAGGTTTAATGGCTCAAAAAGCCGAAGAGTACGGCTCGCACGATAAAACTTTTATTATTAAAGAAGCTGGTAGCGTTAAAGTGATTGATCAAGCGGGCAATACTTTAATGGAACATGCTGTTGAAGAAGGTGATATCTGGCGCATGTGTCAGGCTAAAGATATTCCAATTCAAGATTGGGTGCGTCTTGCGGTCAGCCGTGCCAGAGCAACCGGACAACCCGCTATTTTCTGGTTAGATGAAAAACGTGCTCACGATGGGAATCTCATCACTAAAGTAAATCATTACTTAAAAGATCACGATACAGATGGTTTGGATATTAGCATTTTATCGCCTATCGACGCGATTAAAATTACCCTGCAGCGTGTCTCAGAAGGTAAAAATACAATCTCTGTTACAGGGAATGTATTACGTGATTACCTAACCGATCTGTTCCCAATTCTAGAACTTGGTACCAGTGCGAAAATGCTTTCAATTGTTCCTCTTCTTGCTGGTGGTGGTTTATTTGAAACAGGTGCTGGTGGCAGTGCACCTAAACACGTTCAGCAGTTTATTGAAGAAGGGCATTTACGTTGGGATTCGATCGGTGAATTCTTAGCCATTGCTGTGTCCATTGAAGATATGGCAGAAAAAACAGGCAATAAGAAAGCCCTCGTTCTTGCAGAAACACTGCATGTAGCTAATGGAAAATTCTTAAAAGAAGACAGATCCCCATCACGTAAAGTCAAAGAAATTGATAACCGTGGTAGCCATTTCTATCTTGCAATGTATTGGGCAGAGGCACTTGCAGCACAGTCTAAAGATACTGAACTGCAGGCGAAATTTGCACCCCTTGCCAAAGTACTTACTGACAATGAAGAAAAGATTCTGGCTGAGTTAGCTGCAGCGCAGGGTACTCCAGTTGATTTAGGCGGTTACTTCCACACAGATCCGGTGAAAATGGCAGCAGCAATGCGTCCAAGCACAATATTAAATGCTGCACTGGCAACGCTTTAA